From a single Populus nigra chromosome 18, ddPopNigr1.1, whole genome shotgun sequence genomic region:
- the LOC133678203 gene encoding E3 ubiquitin-protein ligase AIRP2-like encodes MMEYLELAAMSSYKDSLKVLEADIQHANVLAASIPRAKSGSCLQMKLVYNHLAPIFLFLLQWMDCSCTCLLSTYFNLFHIVVYKVCSDRKPKISSCGRKATIRQFYAVILPSLQRLHGDTKEPDVTQEEGHFLEMIVKNRLEDRRKLSDVDLLREDECGICLEPCTKMVVPSCCHAMCINCYHEWNTRSESCPFCRGSLKRVNSEDLWVLTCSSDVVDTNTVLKEDILRFYLYINNLPKDIPDDLFLMYYEHLI; translated from the exons AtgatggaatatcttgagcttgcTGCGATGTCATCGTACAAAGACTCCCTTAAGGTTCTCGAGGCTGATATTCAGCATGCTAATGTGTT GGCAGCTTCTATTCCAAGAGCCAAAAGTGGTTCCTGTCTTCAAATGAAACTGGTTTATAATCACCTGGCACCCATATTTCTGTTTTTGCTCCAATGGATGGATTGCTCATGTACATGTCTactttcaacttattttaaccTCTTCCACATTGTTGTATACAAG GTATGCTCAGACAGGAAGCCGAAGATTTCTTCATGCGGACGGAAAGCAACTATTAGGCAATTCTATG CTGTTATATTACCATCACTTCAGCGTCTTCATGGTGATACAAAGGAGCCAGACGTAACTCAGGAAGAAGGCCACTTCCTGGAGATGATTGTCAAGAACAGACTAGAAGATAGGAGGAAGCTTTCAGATGTAGACCTGCTGAGGGAAGACGAATGTGGGATCTGCTTGGAACCTTGCACAAAAATGGTTGTGCCAAGCTGCTGCCATGCAATGTGTATCAACTGCTACCATGAATG GAACACAAGGTCAGAATCTTGCCCATTTTGTCGAGGCAGTCTGAAGAGAGTAAATTCAGAAGATCTTTGGGTTCTCACTTGCAGTAGTGATGTGGTTGACACTAACACCGTATTAAAGGAAGATATCTTGAGGTTCTATCTTTATATAAACAATTTGCCAAAAGATATCCCGGATGATCTATTCCTGAtgtattatgagcacctaatctAA
- the LOC133678535 gene encoding 26S proteasome non-ATPase regulatory subunit 6 homolog — protein sequence MENQEGTQQPHLVLAYKLFLLTHHDVQDIEKVRLKEEVLTAIKSDDMVPLYETLVAESLLEKDQSLLDSVRAKNEDELNKLDEKIADAEENLGESEVREAHLAKSLFYIRIGDKDKALEQDKVTEGKTVAVGQRMDLVFYTLQLGFFCMDFDLISKSIDKAKNLFEEGGDWERKNRLKVYEGLYCLSTRNFKKAADLFLDSISTFTTYELFPYDTFIFYTVLTSIISLDRVSLKQKVVDAPEILTVIGKIPHLSEFLNSLYDCQYKSFFSAFAGLTEQIKLDRYLHPHFRYYMREVRTVVYSQFLESYKSVTIEAMAKAFGVTVEFIDLELSRFIAAGKLHCKIDKVAGVLETNRPDAKNALYQATIKQGDFLLNRIQKLSRVIDL from the exons ATGGAAAACCAAGAGGGAACTCAGCAACCGCATCTCGTCCTCGCTTACAAGCTGTTCCTTTTGACTCACCATGACGTCCAAGATATCGAGAAGGTCCGCTTGAAAGAGGAGGTTTTGACCGCTATCAAATCTGACG ATATGGTTCCTTTGTACGAAACCCTAGTGGCGGAGTCATTGCTAGAGAAAGATCAGAGTCTTTTGGATTCAGTGCGAGCTAAGAATGAAGACGAGCTTAACAAGCTCGATGAGAA GATTGCTGATGCTGAAGAAAACTTAGGTGAAAGTGAAGTTCGAGAAGCTCATTTAGCTAAGTCCTTGTTCTACATTCGGATTGGTGACAAG GATAAAGCATTGGAACAAGACAAGGTGACAGAAGGCAAAACAGTTGCAGTTGGGCAAAGGATGGACTTGGTGTTCTATACTTTACAGCTTGGCTTTTTCTGCATGGATTTTGATCTCATTTCCAAGAGCATTGACAAAGCAAAGAA CTTGTTTGAAGAGGGAGGTGATTGGGAAAGGAAGAACCGTTTAAAGGTTTATGAAGGCTTGTATTGCTTGTCCACTAGAAATTTCAAGAAGGCAGCcgatttatttttagattctaTTTCAACCTTCACTACATATGAACTTTTTCCATATGACACCTTCATATTTTATACTGTCCTTACAAGCATTATATCACTGGATAGAGTTTCCCTCAAGCAAAAG GTGGTGGATGCTCCTGAGATCTTGACAGTGATCGGGAAAATCCCACATCTTTCAGAGTTTTTGAACTCTCTATATGATTGTcaatataaatcatttttctcAGCATTTG ctGGCCTGACCGAGCAAATTAAACTGGACCGCTATTTGCATCCACACTTCCGATATTACATGAGGGAGGTCAGAACTGTTGTCTATTCCCAGTTCTTGGAATCCTACAAGAGCGTTACCATTGAAGCAATGGCCAAGGCTTTTGGGGTGACAGTGGAGTTCATTGATCT GGAACTATCACGTTTCATTGCAGCAGGGAAGCTTCACTGCAAGATTGATAAGGTTGCAGGTGTTCTTGAAACCAACCGCCCTGATGCAAAGAACGCTCTCTACCAAGCAACTATCAAGCAAGGGGACTTCTTATTAAACCGGATCCAGAAGCTGTCACGTGTGATTGATCTTTGA